In a single window of the Streptomyces sp. HUAS ZL42 genome:
- the argH gene encoding argininosuccinate lyase encodes MSSNSGDVRLWGARFADGPAEALARLSASVHFDWRLAPYDIAGSRAHARVLRKAGLLTDDELTRMIAGLDQLEADVADGSFVGTIADEDVHTALERGLLERLGPDLGGKLRAGRSRNDQIATLFRMYLRDHARVIGGLIAELQDALIGLAEAHPDVAMPGRTHLQHAQPVLFAHHVLAHVQSLSRDAERLRQWDERTAVSPYGSGALAGSSLGLDPEAVAKDLGFEHGSSANSIDGTASRDFVAEFAFITAMIGVNLSRIAEEVIIWNTKEFSFVTLHDAFSTGSSIMPQKKNPDIAELARGKSGRLIGNLTGLMATLKALPLAYNRDLQEDKEPVFDSCDQLEVLLPAFTGMMATLTVNRERMEELAPAGFSLATDIAEWLVKQGVPFRVAHEVAGECVKVAEAEGKELDDLTDEQFAKISVHLTPEVRSVLNVPGALASRNGRGGTAPSAVAVQLAEVKADVAAQHAWATAKQA; translated from the coding sequence CCGAGGCCCTGGCCAGGCTGTCCGCGTCCGTCCACTTCGACTGGCGGCTGGCGCCTTACGACATCGCCGGCTCGCGTGCCCACGCGCGCGTGCTGCGCAAGGCGGGCCTGCTCACGGACGACGAACTGACGCGGATGATCGCCGGGCTCGACCAGCTCGAAGCGGACGTCGCCGACGGCTCCTTCGTGGGCACGATCGCCGACGAGGACGTCCACACGGCCCTGGAGCGGGGCCTGCTGGAGCGCCTGGGACCCGACCTCGGCGGCAAGCTGCGCGCGGGCCGGTCGAGGAACGACCAGATCGCCACCCTCTTCCGCATGTACCTGCGGGACCACGCCCGCGTCATCGGCGGCCTGATCGCCGAGCTCCAGGACGCTCTGATCGGCCTGGCCGAGGCCCATCCGGACGTGGCGATGCCCGGCCGCACCCACCTCCAGCACGCCCAGCCGGTCCTCTTCGCCCACCACGTCCTCGCGCACGTGCAGTCTCTGTCCCGGGACGCCGAACGCCTGCGCCAGTGGGACGAGCGGACGGCCGTCTCACCGTACGGGTCGGGCGCGCTGGCGGGTTCCTCCCTGGGTCTGGACCCCGAGGCGGTGGCGAAGGACCTCGGCTTCGAGCACGGCAGCTCCGCGAACTCCATCGACGGCACCGCCTCCCGTGACTTCGTCGCCGAGTTCGCCTTCATCACGGCGATGATCGGCGTGAACCTCTCCCGGATCGCCGAGGAGGTCATCATCTGGAACACGAAGGAGTTCTCCTTCGTGACCCTGCATGACGCGTTCTCCACGGGCTCGTCGATCATGCCGCAGAAGAAGAACCCGGACATCGCGGAGCTGGCGCGTGGCAAGTCGGGCCGCTTGATCGGCAACCTGACGGGTCTCATGGCCACCCTGAAGGCCCTGCCCCTCGCCTACAACCGCGACCTGCAGGAGGACAAGGAACCCGTCTTCGACTCCTGCGACCAGCTGGAGGTCCTCCTCCCCGCCTTCACCGGCATGATGGCGACCCTCACCGTCAACCGCGAGCGCATGGAGGAACTGGCCCCGGCCGGCTTCTCGCTCGCCACCGACATCGCCGAGTGGCTGGTGAAGCAGGGCGTCCCCTTCCGGGTCGCGCACGAGGTCGCCGGCGAGTGCGTCAAGGTCGCCGAAGCCGAGGGCAAGGAGCTGGACGACCTCACGGACGAGCAGTTCGCGAAGATCTCCGTCCACCTGACCCCCGAGGTCCGCTCGGTCCTCAACGTCCCCGGCGCCCTCGCCTCCCGCAACGGCCGTGGCGGTACGGCGCCCAGCGCGGTCGCCGTCCAGCTGGCCGAGGTCAAGGCGGACGTGGCGGCGCAGCACGCGTGGGCAACGGCCAAGCAGGCCTAG
- a CDS encoding aldo/keto reductase translates to MPFSRLAAATTPTAHLGLGLAAVGRPGYINLGREDDLPAERTVQALRERTHELLDAAYAQGVRYFDVARSYGRSEEFLADWLNVRPDVDDIVIGSKWGYTYTADWSADAERHEVKDHGLETYERQRAETAALLGDRLDLYQIHSVTPDSPALTDKELHAKLAEAAAQGTTIGFSTSGPAQADAIRAALAVTVEGEPLFRTVQSTYNVLETSAEPALAEAHDAGLTVIVKEGMANGRLADPYAPDALKSVAAETSLGCDAVALALILRRPWAGVVLSGAATTVQLASNLHAAVVDLDEDQLDRLSALVEDPEAYWERRGQLPWH, encoded by the coding sequence ATGCCGTTCAGTCGCCTGGCCGCCGCGACCACGCCCACCGCGCACCTCGGGCTCGGCCTCGCCGCCGTCGGCCGCCCGGGGTACATCAACCTCGGCCGGGAGGACGACCTCCCGGCCGAGCGCACGGTGCAGGCCCTGCGCGAGCGCACCCACGAACTCCTCGACGCCGCCTACGCACAAGGCGTGCGCTACTTCGACGTCGCCCGCTCCTACGGGCGTTCCGAGGAGTTCCTCGCCGACTGGCTGAACGTCCGCCCCGACGTCGACGACATCGTCATCGGCAGCAAGTGGGGCTACACCTACACGGCGGACTGGTCCGCCGACGCCGAGCGGCACGAGGTCAAGGACCACGGCCTGGAGACGTACGAACGTCAGCGCGCCGAGACCGCCGCCCTGCTCGGCGACCGCCTCGACCTCTACCAGATCCACTCGGTGACCCCGGACAGCCCGGCCCTCACCGACAAGGAACTCCACGCGAAGCTGGCGGAAGCCGCCGCCCAGGGCACCACGATCGGCTTCTCCACCAGCGGCCCCGCGCAGGCGGACGCCATCCGCGCGGCACTCGCCGTCACGGTCGAAGGCGAGCCCCTCTTCCGTACCGTCCAGTCCACGTACAACGTCCTGGAGACCTCCGCCGAGCCCGCCCTCGCCGAGGCGCACGACGCCGGACTCACGGTGATCGTCAAGGAGGGCATGGCCAACGGACGTCTGGCGGATCCGTACGCGCCGGACGCCCTGAAGAGCGTGGCCGCCGAAACCTCCCTCGGCTGCGATGCCGTGGCCCTTGCCCTGATCCTTCGCCGGCCCTGGGCCGGGGTCGTCCTCTCCGGCGCCGCGACGACCGTCCAGCTCGCCTCCAACCTGCACGCGGCGGTCGTGGACCTGGACGAGGACCAGCTGGACCGGCTCTCCGCGCTCGTCGAGGACCCGGAGGCGTACTGGGAGCGGCGCGGGCAGCTCCCCTGGCACTGA
- a CDS encoding alpha/beta fold hydrolase, translated as MHAGRTRRTARLLAVTAVAALCALGLTAPADAADTPPPGANAWSCKPDSAHPQPVVLVNGTFKTSYENWLTLSPALADAGYCVFSFEYGGLETAPIPDSAAELRDFVNAVLGATGAKKVDIVGHSQGGMMPRYYVKFLGGATKVDDLVGIVPSNHGTTNPLALVAGATACPSCVDQTAGSPFLQNLNSDPETPVGPDYTAIATRYDEVVVPYTSAFLNGPASYVTNVLLQDRCPLDTTEHDQAPKSPLVEQWVLSALGRKGPADPAFVPRCVSAG; from the coding sequence ATGCACGCAGGACGTACCAGACGAACCGCCCGCCTCCTCGCCGTCACCGCGGTGGCCGCGCTCTGTGCCCTCGGCCTCACGGCCCCGGCGGACGCCGCGGACACCCCGCCACCCGGGGCCAACGCCTGGTCCTGCAAGCCGGACTCCGCCCATCCGCAACCCGTCGTCCTGGTGAACGGCACCTTCAAGACCTCGTACGAGAACTGGCTGACCCTGTCGCCCGCGCTCGCGGACGCCGGTTACTGCGTCTTCTCGTTCGAGTACGGCGGCCTGGAGACCGCCCCGATCCCGGACTCGGCGGCCGAGCTGCGCGACTTCGTGAACGCCGTGCTCGGTGCGACCGGCGCAAAGAAGGTCGACATCGTCGGTCACAGCCAGGGCGGCATGATGCCCCGCTACTACGTCAAGTTCCTCGGCGGCGCGACCAAGGTCGACGACCTCGTCGGCATCGTCCCCTCCAACCACGGCACCACCAACCCCCTCGCACTCGTGGCCGGTGCCACCGCCTGCCCCTCCTGTGTCGACCAGACCGCCGGCTCCCCCTTCCTCCAGAACCTCAACTCCGACCCCGAGACCCCCGTCGGCCCCGACTACACGGCGATCGCCACCAGGTACGACGAGGTCGTGGTCCCGTACACCAGCGCCTTCCTCAACGGCCCCGCCTCGTACGTGACCAACGTGCTGCTCCAGGACCGCTGCCCGCTCGACACCACCGAGCACGACCAGGCACCCAAGTCGCCTCTGGTCGAGCAGTGGGTGCTCAGCGCCCTGGGGCGCAAGGGGCCGGCCGACCCCGCCTTCGTGCCGCGCTGCGTCAGCGCGGGCTGA